A window of Salifodinibacter halophilus contains these coding sequences:
- a CDS encoding disulfide bond formation protein B produces the protein PDQVPACGPGLDYMMGAMPIGGVIRKVMTGSGECANVDWTFLGLAMPAWSLICFVVLAAWAAYAAFRARSSK, from the coding sequence CGCCGGACCAGGTTCCGGCCTGCGGCCCCGGTCTCGATTACATGATGGGCGCGATGCCGATCGGCGGCGTGATCCGCAAGGTCATGACCGGCTCGGGCGAATGCGCCAACGTCGACTGGACCTTCCTCGGTCTGGCGATGCCGGCCTGGAGCCTGATCTGCTTCGTCGTGCTGGCGGCGTGGGCGGCCTATGCCGCGTTCCGCGCGCGTTCGAGCAAGTAA